The genomic segment GGTAGTGATAGTGGACACACCTGGTATATTTGACACTAACCGTCCTGACAGTGACTTGAAGACAGAGATCAGTAAATGTATCAACATGACGTCACCTGGTCCCCACGCAATCGTATTGGTCTTAGATGTGGGCCCTTTCACAGAAGAGGAACAGAACGCGGTAAAGAAAATCAGGGCGCTGTTTGGAGAAGAAGCTGAAAGGTATACCATGATCCTCTTCACCCATGGAGATGAGTTGGATGATGGCGGCATTGAGCGGTATGTCCATGAAGCTCAGGAAGATCTCAAGACACTTGTGGACCAGTGTGGTGGAAGGTACCATGTTTTTGACAACACCAAGGTGGAAAACAGGGGACAAGTGCTGGATTTCCTGAAGAAAATTGACCACATGGTGGCAGTAAATGGCCAAGACCACTACACCAACAACATGTAcgaggaggtggagagaaagatTTGTCACAAGAAGGAAGAGTTGAGGAAGCGTTATGAAGAAGAGCTACGGAAGCTACAAGACCAAGAGAACCAACTGCCTCTCGAATACCAGGAGGAAAGTAAGACTCTACGGGAAGACATTGAGGCGCTAAAGGAGTCACTTCAAGACAAAGAAAATAAACTTAAAGACTTGAAATCTCTGGAGCAAAACAGGGTCCCGTGGATCGTTGAACATATACTTTATTATGAGATGAAGTTGAGGGCTGTGAGAGAGGAAGCAGAACAAATACAACTTAACAAAGAAATATCAACAGACGTTTGTAGCAAGTTACAAGACCTCCATCTCACACAATCAAGTGTTGAATGATTAACATTGGAGGGGTTGTGTGTAAACATGTGAAAACGGTTCAACATCAAAACTCTCTGCTTTAATCTGAGGAAGAATTCAAGCAAGATGCTTTCTTTTGAAACCCTTAAATAGACCTAAAAGGGGAAATCTGGGATCGGTACAGTACATACATTTGTGGACTTTTAAATGAATCAATATAACCATTCATTCTTGAAGAATACATCTTATAAATGCTTCATGAACTTGGTTCAATTGTTATGTTTTAAATATGTTTATTGTGAAGCATTATCATACAGTATACAATCTGAGCCTGTATTTTTAACATATAAAACAACAAACGCAAGAGGAGTAAACAAGAGGAGTAAACAAGAGGAGTAAACAAGAGGAGTAAACAAGAGGAGTAAACAAGAGGAGTAAACAAGATgagtacatttttttaaaaacagcATGAAAATAAAAGTTGAAGGAAACACGTTGAATTAAGACACGTCAGCTTAGTTTAAATGTTTGTACTCAACCAGAACCCAAAATAACAGCTTGTGCTCACTAATGGTTTCTTATTGATTTCAGTTTCAATGAAAAGGTCCAGCAGATAGAAGGCTATTTGTCTGCACTCTGAGTTTAAAAATAACTAAACATTTCTATGTACATTTTTTATGATGTTTTTACTTTGGTATTGTGACTAatatattaaaatgtcatttttatTTCTTAGTCTTCTatttctattgttattgactcTGTATAAATATTCAAAAAAGCATAACAAAAAAATTGGGGAACTGAGGGAATTGTGCAAATTGATTTGGTTTGATCAGAGGGAAAATATGAAATGTTTGTAATTTTGAATTGAATGAATACCTTTTTATATTTCAGATCAAACATACACCAATTTGTCATGATTTACAGGTCTGCAAATTCAGATAA from the Oncorhynchus tshawytscha isolate Ot180627B linkage group LG33, Otsh_v2.0, whole genome shotgun sequence genome contains:
- the LOC112235958 gene encoding GTPase IMAP family member 4, which produces MASSNLTKTLGKDEDTDKQTPGRRRNSKGEGPNMSVTRIVLVGKTGAGKSSSGNTILGRKAFRDAKSSKSVTQECCKETGEVAGRQVVIVDTPGIFDTNRPDSDLKTEISKCINMTSPGPHAIVLVLDVGPFTEEEQNAVKKIRALFGEEAERYTMILFTHGDELDDGGIERYVHEAQEDLKTLVDQCGGRYHVFDNTKVENRGQVLDFLKKIDHMVAVNGQDHYTNNMYEEVERKICHKKEELRKRYEEELRKLQDQENQLPLEYQEESKTLREDIEALKESLQDKENKLKDLKSLEQNRVPWIVEHILYYEMKLRAVREEAEQIQLNKEISTDVCSKLQDLHLTQSSVE